Proteins from a single region of Gordonia hongkongensis:
- a CDS encoding DUF4188 domain-containing protein, protein MSARRAARMTNDAPPPGTTVFLIGMRVTRPWRVRAWLPVLTSMSRMLIHLRRRPDAGMLDARLYLGGSPMVLSYWRSAEDLRRFASDPDAPHLSMWRWFNRELADTDSVGIWHETYVIGEHETISSGMPPQGLARAVGWHPVGPGTATASARLTRNRPAPQRG, encoded by the coding sequence ATGTCCGCTCGCCGAGCCGCCCGCATGACCAACGACGCCCCGCCGCCGGGCACGACGGTGTTCTTGATCGGGATGCGGGTGACGCGACCCTGGCGGGTACGCGCCTGGTTACCGGTGCTTACGTCGATGTCCCGGATGCTGATCCACCTCCGGCGCCGACCGGATGCGGGCATGCTCGACGCGCGCCTCTATCTGGGCGGTTCGCCGATGGTGTTGTCGTACTGGCGCAGCGCCGAGGATCTCCGACGGTTCGCGTCCGACCCCGACGCCCCGCATCTGTCCATGTGGCGGTGGTTCAATCGCGAGCTCGCCGACACCGACTCGGTCGGGATCTGGCACGAGACCTACGTCATCGGCGAACACGAGACCATCTCGAGCGGGATGCCCCCGCAGGGCCTGGCCCGGGCGGTCGGGTGGCACCCCGTGGGGCCGGGAACCGCAACCGCCTCGGCTCGGTTGACGCGCAACCGGCCGGCCCCGCAACGTGGCTGA